The Gemmatimonadaceae bacterium genome contains a region encoding:
- a CDS encoding DMT family transporter, producing the protein MTGTEDGSSFGTTDALLTLMALIWAVNFSVIKYATAVFSPLAFTGLRVGIAAAVLMAIAFFRRRPWPPRRDIITLMLLGILGNGLYQIFFVEGLSRTNVGNAVLIVAAAPAFIAVASRLKGIERVRRRTLYGVALSVGGVALVVFGSARGDHSNATLLGTLLVFVGVFCWTAFTVMLQPLAIKTDPVHLSALTMTGGVLPLLIASPRALAATKWETVGPAVWASLFYASVISMVVAYLFWYRGLRVLGPTRTAVYSNLQPAIAIIVAWIFLHESPTLWQGVGTGTIMTGIFLTRT; encoded by the coding sequence ATGACAGGAACCGAAGACGGCAGTTCGTTCGGCACGACTGACGCTTTGCTGACGCTGATGGCGCTGATCTGGGCTGTGAACTTCAGCGTCATCAAGTACGCGACCGCCGTCTTTTCACCGCTGGCGTTCACCGGTCTGCGCGTCGGCATCGCCGCGGCCGTCCTGATGGCGATCGCATTTTTTCGGCGGCGCCCATGGCCGCCCCGGCGCGACATCATCACGCTGATGCTGCTCGGAATTCTCGGCAACGGCCTGTATCAGATATTTTTTGTCGAAGGCCTCTCGCGGACGAATGTCGGCAACGCTGTGCTGATAGTCGCCGCAGCGCCGGCGTTCATCGCCGTCGCCAGCCGCCTCAAGGGAATCGAACGCGTCAGGCGGCGCACTCTCTACGGAGTGGCGCTCTCGGTTGGCGGGGTAGCCCTGGTTGTATTCGGCAGCGCACGCGGTGATCACAGCAACGCAACGTTGCTCGGCACGCTCCTCGTTTTCGTCGGAGTCTTTTGCTGGACTGCATTCACGGTGATGCTCCAGCCGCTGGCGATAAAAACGGACCCAGTGCATTTGTCGGCGCTGACGATGACCGGAGGCGTGCTGCCTCTGCTTATCGCTTCTCCGAGAGCGCTCGCCGCAACGAAGTGGGAAACGGTGGGTCCGGCCGTGTGGGCATCACTCTTTTACGCAAGCGTCATCTCGATGGTCGTTGCGTATCTCTTCTGGTACCGCGGCCTCCGCGTCCTGGGCCCAACGCGCACAGCGGTGTACAGCAATCTCCAGCCGGCTATTGCAATCATCGTCGCGTGGATATTCCTCCACGAGTCGCCCACGCTCTGGCAGGGAGTTGGAACCGGGACGATCATGACCGGAATTTTCCTGACACGCACGTGA
- a CDS encoding HAD hydrolase-like protein: MRIVLFDIDGTLLMSGGAGRRSMERALTEVFGSPGSSEYHYGGKTDRQIVRDLMRREGFTDEAIDAQMDQLLESYVVGLATELESGDRTMLVLEGVLELLDALEREDRVVVGLLTGNIETGARAKLAAAGIDPARFRVNAFGSDHELRPELPAVAQRRASELLGIDVLGNRLVIIGDTPADIQCGEAIGARAIAVATGGYTVEQLAAHQPYALFESLADTSAVLSSIMNA, encoded by the coding sequence GTGAGAATCGTTCTCTTCGACATAGACGGTACGCTCCTCATGAGTGGCGGAGCGGGGCGCAGGTCGATGGAGCGTGCGCTTACCGAAGTATTCGGGTCTCCCGGCTCGAGCGAATACCATTATGGTGGAAAGACCGACCGGCAGATCGTGCGCGACCTCATGCGGCGGGAAGGATTCACCGACGAGGCCATCGACGCGCAGATGGATCAGCTGCTCGAGTCGTACGTCGTCGGGCTGGCGACGGAGCTCGAATCCGGAGATCGCACGATGCTCGTGCTGGAGGGAGTGCTCGAGCTGCTCGACGCGCTCGAGCGCGAAGACCGCGTCGTCGTCGGGCTCCTGACTGGGAACATCGAAACAGGAGCGCGCGCGAAGCTCGCTGCCGCCGGGATCGATCCGGCCCGCTTTCGCGTGAATGCGTTCGGGTCCGACCACGAGCTCCGGCCGGAGCTCCCCGCCGTCGCCCAGCGCCGCGCGAGCGAGCTGCTCGGCATTGACGTTCTGGGGAACCGGCTCGTGATCATCGGTGACACGCCCGCGGACATTCAGTGCGGCGAAGCAATCGGCGCGCGGGCAATCGCGGTTGCGACGGGCGGCTACACAGTCGAGCAGCTTGCGGCGCACCAACCCTATGCACTGTTCGAGTCGCTGGCGGATACCAGCGCGGTGCTCAGCTCGATCATGAATGCTTGA